The Triticum aestivum cultivar Chinese Spring chromosome 4B, IWGSC CS RefSeq v2.1, whole genome shotgun sequence sequence AAAATGGTGAGGAATGTTCATGGCCACCCATGCATTGCAGTCCTGAATGTGTGGAATAATTCCACGCGGGATGGAAAAGTTGCTGCGTTTGAAACTGGATGAAAACAAACTAAAATGAGTCGATATAGTTGAGTTGAAACACTTCATTGTCAAACTACTAGTTAAATGATCTTAGACAAGAAGCCCTCAGGATACAAGTAACAGAGACGAGTCGTCGGCAGCGAGCCAGCGACGCACCGGCAGTCACTTTCTCCGGCGATCGACTAGTAGTCGCACAGCTCATCAGTGCTCTCAGGGAGCCAACTGCGCGCTACGCGCCAGCAAAATCAGTAGAGGACGATGGAGCAAGGTATTCCGGCGGTGACGACCGATGACGATGATTGGTTTGACGCGAATCATCTTCGCGGCCAGCCACGCATCTAGTTCATTGCTGGCTCTGACTTCTGACAACGGCCGGAATATATAACAGGCTGCCGTGACGGCGAGGCCGTCGTTGGGTGCGTGACCAAGCCGTGACTCCAACATTACGTACTACCAAAGATGTCAGTCTCGTCATCAAGACAGCGAACTAGCTGAAAATCTTTCGAACTGACAACAGACGCCCCCACAGCTGATGTAGTAACTGCGAATGTTTCTCACAAAATATATGTGCCTACGTTCTGTCACATGCATATACCACCAGCATGTTTTTAGAGGACGCTAACCGAAGGCTAAAGTTCTTGCAGGCAACACGTCCTACCAAACCATGACAAGTTCCATACATAAACCACAAACGGCAACGATGAGACTGCTGTGGTTCGAGCAGGCCATCAGCAGCACAGCCAAGCAAAAGGTGTGGACACCACTACTTCTCGCAAGCAAGGGATCAGCCATCAGCAGTAGAACATGAACTCCTTGACACTGTCCCTGATCTTGGGGAGCTGCCTCGTAGGCGCCAACCTGGCCGTGGCCGACGACGAGCCCCCGTCGGAGAACTCGTCCTGCATGTAGTAGCGCGCACGGAAGGCCGCCAGGTGCGCGTAGTACGCCGGAGGAACTGTCACGGTAGCAATAACCAGAATCAGAAGCAAGTCAAAAGACATTGCTCATGTCTAAAATCATGAGCACCTGCCTTGCAAGCTGATACAGAGATTTGAAGACTTGGTTAAATGCGTACCTATAGAGACCGATCGCGTGCACCGGGCGTAGCTGCGAGCGAGGAACCGTCAGAAGAAAAAAGTTAGATAGTTAGATAACAGGGTACAACAGTATGCTGGCTATGCATCATTGATCATGGAGGAAACTGGCTTAGAGCGGCTTACGTGTAGCAGAGATTGTAGGTCAAGGTTTGCAGGGCATCAGCACTGAAACGGTTTTCGTCGAGAAGAACGTGATAGTGTGTCGGGCGGCTTGTTCCCTGTCCAAAGGAAAACACAGGAGAGACTTTAGTATCGAGTCATGAAACATTTGCCCAGTACACTAGAAGTATGGGACTTCACGAAAATGTGAATCATGCAACATTACCCGAATACCAGCATGGCTGCAGAGGTAAAAATCAAACTCTGTAGGATGGCAGATCTTTGTGTCGACAACAGTACCTGAGGACAATGCACACTTGATACTTTAATCTTGTTATTACTGGAACACACTTTGGTACgtaaaatctactccctccgtcccagaatagatgactcaactttgtgctaaagttagtacaaagttatgCACACATTATGCACACATTATGCTAATTAACCAGGTAAACTTACCAGGTAGGATATTCCCACTTCTATCCGTCAGATCCCGCGCACGATGATTTTCAGGAAATAGGCGAGTGTGATGCCGCTTTTGCACAACAACAAATGAGACTGGTGGGAGGTAACCCGCCTGTAAAGTGGCACAAGCCTGGGAACAAGAAGAACATGGTGTGGCAAACACATTAGAAATTAGAATGTCAGGGTATGAATTAATCACTAGCTGACATGGTGTAGCACAAGCCCGGAGAATGTTGAAAACGAAAATAAAGGACGAATGTGGCGTTATATGGAGAGGGTCAAAGGGGGTGAGAAGAACCTTGCGAATCGCATCCATTTCATAAAGCAACACTTGGCTGAACTGACCCTCACTAACACCATCTCTGCATATTAAACGATTCAGTATTAAGCAGAGACTAAGAAATGATTCTTGGAAAAACAAAGACTGCACGCTTTACAAACATATAAAATATGATCCTGTGAGGTTTGCATCCAGTTGCTCTGTAGAAAGAGAGAAGCAACTCCCTGCAAAATTTCAAGAATTCAATGTTATTGTTGCAAAAAGGAAAACTAGGCAAATACTTCCGTATCTTGCATTACCTTATCATGCCACCACCAACACGTCCCCTTTGTGGATCCATTGTTTCCGTGTAAAGGTCGGCAATTATTTCTTCCCTAGGGCCTTGTGAAGAGACCAAGCATTTGTATTTTGTTACTTCTGGCCAATCCATAGATGCAACAACCTACAATGTGAGGATGTAGAAGCCTTAGTTCCAGAACTCCAAATTCTATCATGCGTTATTCATAGTATGGTGCCAAGACGGCAAACAGAAAGAGAGGATCTGTACCATCCACACAAAGCAAATTGAAAAAATAGATAGGTAGTATGTTTCTCCTTTGAAGCACAAGTAAAAGCTTAGCAGCCTTTTACAATGAATATCGCTACTTTTGTTCTGACATATCGTTCCTTTTGTTACCGAAAATGCAAAGCTATTCCAAACTTCCAATACAGATGGTACTgataaaaagtgaaaaaaaaaataGAAACGGAAGTTGAGCGCTATTAATTAGTGCGTCCCACTCTGACAGTCTCTTGTCAAATAAGCAGACTTCAAATTAACAAACTTGACATGATGAGAGAGAGAAGAATGACATACTGCTGCAATAGATGGAGATGCATCTTCTCCAGCAGCTGGGTGGGTAACATCAGCTCCGAAAACTATCGTAGGCACATCTGTCAGAAGGGGTATCCTCTTGTACAAAGCATCTTCAAGTACTGTATTCCGACCTCCGACCTAATCATAAAACAGCAAAGGTCTTAGCATTTCGCAGGCCTGATTGTCGAGCAGCTAGCAATTGATTCATACCTTAACATTGATCTTCAGAGAAAGATTTTCAAGGTATTGTTTCCCACCCTTCTGAACATTCTTGGGTAAGCAGCACTGAGTTATTACTCCAAGCTCGGTTTCACAGAGCCGTTTTATCTTTCCTGCATTAGATGGCAGAAACTTGGAATTAAAACTGATTTCTATTTTAAAATAGTCAGATATCAGCTcagaaaatcaacttgaagaacATACCATAGGAACCACTAATATCAGGTAATATGATGATCAATAATTCAAGTTGCTTCCCTTCTAGACCTTGCTTAGTGAGCACTTCTGCAGAATGCCTATGGATATTTCTGATTGCAGACTCCACTGTGTCCTGACGGCGCGCTTGTGTGATATTCACGCATGGTTCCATGTTCATTTCCTACAACAGGAAAATTTATTCAGTCAGTATATATGATGCTAGCGACAGAGGTTCATTCCAGAAGAAGAAAAGGTTACCATGCCAATGCTATTGCACATGTGAGCCAGATCACGGCAAAACATGCCGATGTCGTTTGGATGAAGTCGAGACGCGAAAGTTAGACATGCCCAATGGTTGATAGATCCTCCATTCACCATTCTCTGGGAAAAACAACGAAATTAGAATTACCAAGACTGATGTAGAAAGCAAATGAAATAGACAAAAGATATAGAAACATCGCTACAAACAGCCAGGCAAATTAAGTATATACAATCATTTGAATGCATGATATCATATATCAAGAAGTTTAGAGACTGACACAAATGTTCTCCACTTACATGTTAGTGCTAAATAACATGCAAGACAAAAGTGATATTGATAAACATAAACACTGAGCATAACAATGTTGCTGAGAAATGAAGTTTTTATGTCACACGGAAATAGGGTCTAGGGTATAATACCTTGTTTATCATGTTCCATTGTCCTACTGAAGGATTACATACTTTTTCCCGTCCAGATTCATGATATTTAAGCTAACAACAGGAGAAATATTTAAGAGGTCAAATAAATAAAAAATTATGTAAAAACAGTAAGGTCATTTTCTTTAAAAGCAGTTACCCTTGGGGCAGGTAGTACACGAGCATCGACCAATGCAAGTTGGTTCATGACTTTCATGCCAAATTCTTTGGAATATTCATCATTACCATAATTATTCCTATTAACAATCTGGGAATAAAAAGAAGGAATCAGATCATATATCCTCAAATCAAACGCATACAAATATGTTGATATAAGAGCAATGCAAAACTGTACACTTATGCTATGCTACAAATACCAACTGCGGAGTAAATGAGAATTAAGGGCTAATATTCACCTCTAGAACACTGCTCTCCCATTGAGCTGGTCTTTCACATGCCATCTTTCGTATGCTTGAAACTTGGCGTTCATTCAACTTCCGAGAATACCTTTGTCCTCCAACAATGCTGCAAACCTGAAGAAATCATATGTACAAGCTATTGATTTGACTACAAAAACAAAAGACAAACTTAGCGAGTCACAA is a genomic window containing:
- the LOC123089896 gene encoding protein argonaute 12; translation: MSSRGGGGRRGGHGRGDQSSGAHEGGRGRGGGGRGRGRGEEAGGERGRGGHGHAPRGRSGEQEPHGGRGGDGRGRGRGGERGGHRDDAARGRGGRGASQQPAAGGRGGVAAVGEHDPRYGGTGPGRAGQQVAAPTAAVEVLGAEVERKMVLSKAAGERPSSSSSAPVTAKEQRRVVMEPPVPAAPANLPPVSTKAEKFPARPGFGTIGRRCRVRANHFLVQVADKEIYHYDVTIDPETRSRGWNRSIINELIKLYKEHLDGRLPVYDGRKSLYTAGALPFKNKVFVVKLANAAKGNKREEEYKVTVKLASNLDMYSLRQFLAGRSRELPQDTIQALDIALRECPTTKYVSIFRSFFYQSFGHGGAIGNGVECWRGYYQSLRPTQMGLSLNIGTAVPKCVLVTKYGILKKALRGVRVEATHRTDKTIRYKITSVSSAPLKELMFDQDGVRVSVVQHFKKQYNYTLKYTNWPCLQAGSDSRPIYLPMEVCSIVGGQRYSRKLNERQVSSIRKMACERPAQWESSVLEIVNRNNYGNDEYSKEFGMKVMNQLALVDARVLPAPRLKYHESGREKVCNPSVGQWNMINKRMVNGGSINHWACLTFASRLHPNDIGMFCRDLAHMCNSIGMEMNMEPCVNITQARRQDTVESAIRNIHRHSAEVLTKQGLEGKQLELLIIILPDISGSYGKIKRLCETELGVITQCCLPKNVQKGGKQYLENLSLKINVKVGGRNTVLEDALYKRIPLLTDVPTIVFGADVTHPAAGEDASPSIAAVVASMDWPEVTKYKCLVSSQGPREEIIADLYTETMDPQRGRVGGGMIRELLLSFYRATGCKPHRIIFYIDGVSEGQFSQVLLYEMDAIRKACATLQAGYLPPVSFVVVQKRHHTRLFPENHRARDLTDRSGNILPGTVVDTKICHPTEFDFYLCSHAGIRGTSRPTHYHVLLDENRFSADALQTLTYNLCYTYARCTRSVSIVPPAYYAHLAAFRARYYMQDEFSDGGSSSATARLAPTRQLPKIRDSVKEFMFYC